The proteins below come from a single Macrobrachium rosenbergii isolate ZJJX-2024 chromosome 50, ASM4041242v1, whole genome shotgun sequence genomic window:
- the LOC136832520 gene encoding PRKC apoptosis WT1 regulator protein-like isoform X1, giving the protein MASSSVSQEDVEVDFETSSRRSRIRTARARNINPTSRPGDPLQMPVLHLTVPGEADEECEGSDRDGGGGGGGGGLFPGAPDHDASPKPATRLKEKRMNRPNHTNKGKQQRDRRKLREKRRSTGVVHLPSTESTGGSTGEDEELLSMTAETRRNTHYNEHIEKEKQAATGDHHAVISGTPSASDHKHKKSFTSHRNKSPSDLEADDEDNQDYDSLTGMSDSTLSLVQPAKSALHSSNNLQTTRPPANGRPATPTSESVDELLESAREENRRLLGLLEERDRRITLLESRLSILTGELAQACNDRSNLRQENNALIHAMASLTAK; this is encoded by the exons ATGGCATCTAGCTCAGTTAGCCAGGAAGATGTGGAGGTAGATTTTGAGACTTCCTCAAGGAGATCAAGGATTCGCACTGCTCGTGCACGCAATATTAATCCCACTTCTCGGCCAG GGGACCCATTACAAATGCCTGTGCTGCATTTAACTGTGCCAG GTGAAGCAGACGAAGAGTGTGAAGGGAGTGATcgtgatggtggtggtggagggggagggggtggattgTTCCCAGGAGCCCCTGACCATGATGCAAGCCCCAAACCAGCTACCAGGCtgaaagagaagagaatgaaCAG ACCTAACCATACCAATAAAGGCAAACAGCAAAGGGATAGGCGTAAGCTTCGTGAGAAAAGACGGAGCACTGGAGTGGTCCATCTTCCATCAACAGAG TCAACGGGAGGCAGCACTGGAGAAGATGAAGAACTGCTGTCTATGACAGCAGAGACTCGCCGTAACACTCACTACAACGAACATATAGAGAAGGAGAAACAGGCTGCAACTGGGGATCACCATGCTGTTATCTCTGGTACCCCATCTGCATCTGACCACAAGCACAAGAAATCCTTTACGAGTCATAGAAATAAAAG CCCAAGTGACTTGGAAGCTGATGATGAAGATAACCAAGATTATGATTCTCTTACTGGAATGAGCGACTCGACTTTGTCACTGGTTCAGCCTGCAAAAAGTGCTCTCCATTCATCAAATAATTTACAGACTACACGACCACCAGCCAATGGCAGGCCAGCCACCCCAACTTCAGAAAGTGTTGATGAG CTTTTGGAGAGTGCCAGAGAAGAGAATAGGCGTCTGCTTGGTTTGTTGGAGGAACGTGATCGCCGCATCACCCTGTTAGAGTCTCGGCTTTCAATTCTCACAGGAGAGCTAGCTCAAGCTTGTAACGACCGCTCTAATTTACGTCAGGAGAACAATGCTCTTATACATGCTATGGCATCTCTCACAGCTAAGTAA
- the LOC136832520 gene encoding PRKC apoptosis WT1 regulator protein-like isoform X3: MPVLHLTVPGEADEECEGSDRDGGGGGGGGGLFPGAPDHDASPKPATRLKEKRMNRPNHTNKGKQQRDRRKLREKRRSTGVVHLPSTESTGGSTGEDEELLSMTAETRRNTHYNEHIEKEKQAATGDHHAVISGTPSASDHKHKKSFTSHRNKSPSDLEADDEDNQDYDSLTGMSDSTLSLVQPAKSALHSSNNLQTTRPPANGRPATPTSESVDELLESAREENRRLLGLLEERDRRITLLESRLSILTGELAQACNDRSNLRQENNALIHAMASLTAK; encoded by the exons ATGCCTGTGCTGCATTTAACTGTGCCAG GTGAAGCAGACGAAGAGTGTGAAGGGAGTGATcgtgatggtggtggtggagggggagggggtggattgTTCCCAGGAGCCCCTGACCATGATGCAAGCCCCAAACCAGCTACCAGGCtgaaagagaagagaatgaaCAG ACCTAACCATACCAATAAAGGCAAACAGCAAAGGGATAGGCGTAAGCTTCGTGAGAAAAGACGGAGCACTGGAGTGGTCCATCTTCCATCAACAGAG TCAACGGGAGGCAGCACTGGAGAAGATGAAGAACTGCTGTCTATGACAGCAGAGACTCGCCGTAACACTCACTACAACGAACATATAGAGAAGGAGAAACAGGCTGCAACTGGGGATCACCATGCTGTTATCTCTGGTACCCCATCTGCATCTGACCACAAGCACAAGAAATCCTTTACGAGTCATAGAAATAAAAG CCCAAGTGACTTGGAAGCTGATGATGAAGATAACCAAGATTATGATTCTCTTACTGGAATGAGCGACTCGACTTTGTCACTGGTTCAGCCTGCAAAAAGTGCTCTCCATTCATCAAATAATTTACAGACTACACGACCACCAGCCAATGGCAGGCCAGCCACCCCAACTTCAGAAAGTGTTGATGAG CTTTTGGAGAGTGCCAGAGAAGAGAATAGGCGTCTGCTTGGTTTGTTGGAGGAACGTGATCGCCGCATCACCCTGTTAGAGTCTCGGCTTTCAATTCTCACAGGAGAGCTAGCTCAAGCTTGTAACGACCGCTCTAATTTACGTCAGGAGAACAATGCTCTTATACATGCTATGGCATCTCTCACAGCTAAGTAA
- the LOC136832520 gene encoding PRKC apoptosis WT1 regulator protein-like isoform X2 — MASSSVSQEDVEVDFETSSRRSRIRTARARNINPTSRPGEADEECEGSDRDGGGGGGGGGLFPGAPDHDASPKPATRLKEKRMNRPNHTNKGKQQRDRRKLREKRRSTGVVHLPSTESTGGSTGEDEELLSMTAETRRNTHYNEHIEKEKQAATGDHHAVISGTPSASDHKHKKSFTSHRNKSPSDLEADDEDNQDYDSLTGMSDSTLSLVQPAKSALHSSNNLQTTRPPANGRPATPTSESVDELLESAREENRRLLGLLEERDRRITLLESRLSILTGELAQACNDRSNLRQENNALIHAMASLTAK; from the exons ATGGCATCTAGCTCAGTTAGCCAGGAAGATGTGGAGGTAGATTTTGAGACTTCCTCAAGGAGATCAAGGATTCGCACTGCTCGTGCACGCAATATTAATCCCACTTCTCGGCCAG GTGAAGCAGACGAAGAGTGTGAAGGGAGTGATcgtgatggtggtggtggagggggagggggtggattgTTCCCAGGAGCCCCTGACCATGATGCAAGCCCCAAACCAGCTACCAGGCtgaaagagaagagaatgaaCAG ACCTAACCATACCAATAAAGGCAAACAGCAAAGGGATAGGCGTAAGCTTCGTGAGAAAAGACGGAGCACTGGAGTGGTCCATCTTCCATCAACAGAG TCAACGGGAGGCAGCACTGGAGAAGATGAAGAACTGCTGTCTATGACAGCAGAGACTCGCCGTAACACTCACTACAACGAACATATAGAGAAGGAGAAACAGGCTGCAACTGGGGATCACCATGCTGTTATCTCTGGTACCCCATCTGCATCTGACCACAAGCACAAGAAATCCTTTACGAGTCATAGAAATAAAAG CCCAAGTGACTTGGAAGCTGATGATGAAGATAACCAAGATTATGATTCTCTTACTGGAATGAGCGACTCGACTTTGTCACTGGTTCAGCCTGCAAAAAGTGCTCTCCATTCATCAAATAATTTACAGACTACACGACCACCAGCCAATGGCAGGCCAGCCACCCCAACTTCAGAAAGTGTTGATGAG CTTTTGGAGAGTGCCAGAGAAGAGAATAGGCGTCTGCTTGGTTTGTTGGAGGAACGTGATCGCCGCATCACCCTGTTAGAGTCTCGGCTTTCAATTCTCACAGGAGAGCTAGCTCAAGCTTGTAACGACCGCTCTAATTTACGTCAGGAGAACAATGCTCTTATACATGCTATGGCATCTCTCACAGCTAAGTAA